The Bradyrhizobium sp. CCBAU 051011 DNA segment CGGCGGCGCGTTTGGCTAGGTTCGGCGGTCCTGATCGCCGCGGCGATTGCTGCTGGCTGGATGGGCGATGTCAACTTTGGGAATTTCGTCGAGAATTTCTGGCGCTTCCCGGCCTATTTTGCCAGCATCGCCCCTAAATTTTCGTTCTCGACTGCGTGGGTTGATCTCACGGAGTGGCTTTGGGGACTGCCTCGCTGGACGCGACTTCTCGGAGACACGTTGCTGATCGCGTATATGGGAACGCTCACTGGAGCGATATGCGGCTTCGTTCTCTGCTTCCTCGCATCGGCCAACCTCGTGAAGTCCCGCACGACCGTTTTTGTTACGCGGCGCGTTCTCGAATTTTGCAGGACCGTGCCGGAGATCGTCTTTGCCCTGATTTTTGTGCTGGCGTTTGGTCTGGGGCCGCTGCCGGGCGTTCTCGCCGTCGCAATCCATACCACTGGAGCGCTGGGCAAGCAGTTCGCCGAAGTTGTTGAGAATATCGATAGCAAACCGATCGAGGGGGTGGCGGCAAGCGGAGGAAGCTGGCTTCAGATTGTCCGGTTTGGCGCGGTGCCTCAGGTTCTCTCGAACTTCGTAAGCTATGCCCTGCTGAGATTCGAGATTAACGTCCGCGGCGCGGCCGTGATGGGCTTTGTCGGCGCCGGCGGGATCGGGCAGGATTTGATCGAGGCCGTCCGCAAATTCTATTACACCGATGTCAGCGCCATCCTTTTGCTCATTGTCGTCACCGTCATGTTGATCGACTTTATCACGGAGCGGGTGCGCCACCGCCTCCTCGGGCTGGAGGGCTCCGCGACATGAACTCCTTCAGTTTTGAAAACCGAGCCGGCATCGTTGAACGTTATCCGGACATTTTCCGCCCGGACTGGTGGCACCGAGCAAAAATCGCAATCGGCTTTGGCGGGGCGATAGCGCTTTTTCTGTTCGGGATTGTCCAGCTCGACATTCCCTTTCACCGACTCTCTGACGGAATGGTCCGGCTGGGTGAATTCGTTCGGCTCATGTTGCCGCCTAATGCTGGTTCCTGGGCGGAAGTATTGAAATATCTGCATGCGCTCGGAGAGACGGTTTCGATTGCATTTCTCGGCACGCTGGGCGGGGCACTGCTGGCGTTACCGGTATCCCTGCTGGCGGCGCGCAATGTAGTTGCAAACCGGATCATCCACCTTTTGACACGCCGCAGCCTCGATACCATCCGTGGTGTCGATACCTTGATCTGGGCCCTCATCTGGGTCGGCGTCGTAGGGTTGGGTCCGTTTGCAGGTATCCTTGCGGTCATCTGCAGCGATTTTGGGACTTTTGGGAAGTTATTCTCGGAAGCTATCGAGGCTGCCGACAAGAACCCCGCTGAAGGGGTCAGATCGTCGGGCGGCAACCATCTCCATAGCGTCCGGTTCGGATTGTTGCCGCAGGTTTTTCCGATCTTGTTGAGTCAGGTGCTCTACTATTTTGAATCGAATACGCGGTCAGCGACGATTATCGGAATCGTCGGGGCAGGCGGAATTGGACTTCAGCTTGCCGAACAAATCCGTGTGCTGGAATGGCAGAAAGTCTCTTTCCTGATCCTGATGATCCTGATCGCGGTGTCCGCCATCGACTGGATCTCGGGCAAACTGCGCTTTGCCATCATCGGGCAGCGGGCGTTGGCGTGATGATTCCGTAGAGTGGGCAAAGGCGCGTTAGCGCTGTGCGCATCGTCTATCGATAAACCGCAATCGGGATTGGTGGGCACGCTTCGCTTTGCCCACCCTACGAGCTACAAACTAACCATTCTCCACCAGGAACTCGACGCGCTCGGCCGCAAAGCGCGAGCGCTTGGTCGTCAGCGGCTGGCCCGCGGCATCGACGTCGGTGCTGTCAACCACGAGCACGGGACGGCCGAGCGCGAGGTCCAGCCGCGCGGCGTCGGTTGCGTCGACGATGCCCGCAGTGATCCGGGTGGACGTGCGACGAAAATCCCGGATCCCGTAATGCGCAACCAGCTTGGTCATCGAGCGGACATTGGCGAACACCTTCCCGGCGTCGGGGAAGCGCTCGGCCGAAAGCCATGTGGTGCTGACGCAGATCGGTACGCGGTCGGCGAGCCGCACCGATTCGATCCGGACCAGGGGCGCACCGGTCTTTAGTCCTAGTTCTCGCGCGAGTTCACGCGTGGCTGCTTCCTCCGCCGCATCGATGAACTGCCCGCGCGGCTCCCGACCCCCGGCCCCGACGATTTCGGAAAACCGCGTCCGGGAGCGCAGGGGATAGCCGATGCGTCCCGTCTCGACATAGGTACCGCTGCCGCGCTCGGCGCGCACCAGGCCGCGTTCGGCAAGCGTGGCGAGCGCCCGGCGCACGGTGTGGCGGTTGACGCGATAGGTTTCGGCGATCTCAATCTCGCCCGGCAGCTTTTCGCCGGCGGCAAAGCGGCCGTCGGCGATGCCGCGCTCGATGCCGTCGGCGACCTGCCGCCACAGCGCAACGCCGGAGGGCGTATCCTGGATGCTCATGGAACGAAACCGGGCATCGGAGAAAAATCACCTCATAGTCACGAAACTGTCATGGCGCTTCGTTATCAAGTTGTCTAGTATCATAGACAACTTGATTCAGGCAAGGTCGATATGATGGCGGGTGACGAAAGTCTGGCAGACGAAGACGGTGGGCAGGCGCGACGCAAGGCCGCGATGGCGGTGCTGGCCCACTCCGAGGTCGTCGACATTGCCGCTCATCTCGAGGCGATTGCGTTGCCCGCGCATGAGGACCTGCGCGTATCAGAGAACGGCCTGGTCATGGTACGCGGCCGGATCGGCGGCGATGGCGCCCCCTTTAATCTCGGAGAGGCCACGATTTCGCGCGCGGCGGTGCGGCTTTCGACCGGAGAAATCGGCTTCGGCTACACGCTCGGCCGCGACCATCGCAAGGCGAAGCTGATCGCGCTGTGCGACGCCATGGTGCAGTCGGATGAGTTCGCGGCCGCGGTTGAAGCCGAGGTGATTGCGCCGCTGCGTACGGTGATGATGGAGCAGCGTAACCGCAAGGCTGCGGAGACGGCGGCAACACGGGTC contains these protein-coding regions:
- the phnE gene encoding phosphonate ABC transporter, permease protein PhnE; translated protein: MRTAVPEFPEARLRELADRYAAAVAAKRRRVWLGSAVLIAAAIAAGWMGDVNFGNFVENFWRFPAYFASIAPKFSFSTAWVDLTEWLWGLPRWTRLLGDTLLIAYMGTLTGAICGFVLCFLASANLVKSRTTVFVTRRVLEFCRTVPEIVFALIFVLAFGLGPLPGVLAVAIHTTGALGKQFAEVVENIDSKPIEGVAASGGSWLQIVRFGAVPQVLSNFVSYALLRFEINVRGAAVMGFVGAGGIGQDLIEAVRKFYYTDVSAILLLIVVTVMLIDFITERVRHRLLGLEGSAT
- the phnE gene encoding phosphonate ABC transporter, permease protein PhnE, giving the protein MNSFSFENRAGIVERYPDIFRPDWWHRAKIAIGFGGAIALFLFGIVQLDIPFHRLSDGMVRLGEFVRLMLPPNAGSWAEVLKYLHALGETVSIAFLGTLGGALLALPVSLLAARNVVANRIIHLLTRRSLDTIRGVDTLIWALIWVGVVGLGPFAGILAVICSDFGTFGKLFSEAIEAADKNPAEGVRSSGGNHLHSVRFGLLPQVFPILLSQVLYYFESNTRSATIIGIVGAGGIGLQLAEQIRVLEWQKVSFLILMILIAVSAIDWISGKLRFAIIGQRALA
- the phnF gene encoding phosphonate metabolism transcriptional regulator PhnF; translated protein: MSIQDTPSGVALWRQVADGIERGIADGRFAAGEKLPGEIEIAETYRVNRHTVRRALATLAERGLVRAERGSGTYVETGRIGYPLRSRTRFSEIVGAGGREPRGQFIDAAEEAATRELARELGLKTGAPLVRIESVRLADRVPICVSTTWLSAERFPDAGKVFANVRSMTKLVAHYGIRDFRRTSTRITAGIVDATDAARLDLALGRPVLVVDSTDVDAAGQPLTTKRSRFAAERVEFLVENG
- the phnG gene encoding phosphonate C-P lyase system protein PhnG gives rise to the protein MAGDESLADEDGGQARRKAAMAVLAHSEVVDIAAHLEAIALPAHEDLRVSENGLVMVRGRIGGDGAPFNLGEATISRAAVRLSTGEIGFGYTLGRDHRKAKLIALCDAMVQSDEFAAAVEAEVIAPLRTVMMEQRNRKAAETAATRVDFYTLVRGEG